A segment of the Fusobacterium ulcerans genome:
TATACTCCTCCAGTTCCTAAAAAGTGTCCACTTAAAGCAACATTTTTTCTCAAATCATAAAGTTTACTGTTTGACATAAAAGAAAAAGTAGTCTCAGTTCCATCAATAACTTTTTGCTGTAATGCACTTACAGTTTCACTCCATGGCATTGCTACTGGATTAGCTCCTAGAGCATTAAATGTATCTATCCATAATTTACTTGCTGGAACTCTAAGTTTAAGCCCTTTTAAGTCTTCAGGATTAACTATAACTTTATCAGTAACTATGTGTCTGAATCCAAAAATAAAATCTAAAGATAACACTTTTATTCCTTTTTCTTCAGCTTGTTTTTCCAATTGTTTTACAAAATCACTGCTTGTAACATTTGTATAATCTTCATATGTTGTATATAGCATTGGTCCTACTAACGCTGTGAAATCAGGAACATAATCACCAATATAACTAGGATCAACGACAGAAATAAAGTCGCTTCCTCTTAAGACCTGTTCAATTGCATCTTTGTA
Coding sequences within it:
- a CDS encoding C4-dicarboxylate TRAP transporter substrate-binding protein; the protein is MKGKKNYFKLAFFLMLGVLFLIAGCGKKEEKKVRVIKVSHVFQTNEPTHIYISQAADKINERLKGQIELQVYPNGELPSYKDAIEQVLRGSDFISVVDPSYIGDYVPDFTALVGPMLYTTYEDYTNVTSSDFVKQLEKQAEEKGIKVLSLDFIFGFRHIVTDKVIVNPEDLKGLKLRVPASKLWIDTFNALGANPVAMPWSETVSALQQKVIDGTETTFSFMSNSKLYDLRKNVALSGHFLGTGGVYISTKVWDSFTDEQRKVIQEEITQAAIDNNKKMYELDEDFKKDIVKNGMILNEVNLEEFQKRAKKVFDEFPGFSPDIYEKIQNEIKK